TGCCACTCGTTGGGAAAGCAGGGTCGATGCCGTACGGGCACTTCGATTTCAGATTAGTGGAGTTTACGATGCACTAATTGAAATCGCAGAAGACAATACATTAACTACTGCACCACAAGTCAAGAGTCGCGCAGAGGCTAAGGGAATAGCcagaaatatttcaaatttcaaatttgtttgcTCCTTGGTATTGTGGTATGACATTTTATTCCAAATTAATATTGTCAGCAAAATGCTCCAATCACAGGCTTTAGACTTGTCGCTTGCTCTAGAGCATTTAAACGCTACCAAATCTTTCCTATGCGATTATCGCTGTGATGAAGCATTTGCCGCAATGgttgaaaatgcaaaaaaattggcAGTTGAACTAGAAATTTTTGAAGGATTTGATGTGGATGATCCCGTACGCGTACGCAGAAAGAGTAGACAATTCCTATAAGAAGGTCGTGATGAACCGATAGTATCACCAGAACAAAACTTCAGAGTATCTTTTTTCAATCGAATATTGGACATCGCAATTCAAGCAATAAATGAAAGATTTACGCAATTATCGGAATATAACGAGTTATTTGGGTTTCTTTACAATATCGGCAGCAAACACTTTACGGATGATGAGTTATTGAAACACTGTAAGAACTTGCAGTTAGCGCTTATGTCTGATGGCCAATCTGATATCAACGGGGTCGAACTTTGGTATGAAATTAAAGCTATTGGGAGACGACTTGATACTTCCAATAGCGATccaaaaagtgtattaaaatgtatttacacATCTAATGTTGTCGAAGTATTCCCAAACCTTTCGATAGCTCTTCGCATACTACTAACGTTACCAGTCACAGTTGCTAGTGCTGAAAGAAGCTTTTCAaagctgaaaataataaaatcctaTTTCAGATCACAAATGTGTCAAGATCGTTTAGTTGGTCTAGCTACGATTTCCATCGAGAAATAAATTGCTGATCATTTGGACATAGAA
This Hydra vulgaris chromosome 04, alternate assembly HydraT2T_AEP DNA region includes the following protein-coding sequences:
- the LOC136079402 gene encoding uncharacterized protein LOC136079402, which translates into the protein MLQSQALDLSLALEHLNATKSFLCDYRCDEAFAAMVENAKKLAVELEIFEGFDVDDPVRVRRKTINERFTQLSEYNELFGFLYNIGSKHFTDDELLKHCKNLQLALMSDGQSDINGVELWYEIKAIGRRLDTSNSDPKSVLKCIYTSNVVEVFPNLSIALRILLTLPVTVASAERSFSKLKIIKSYFRSQMCQDRLVGLATISIEK